The following proteins come from a genomic window of Flavobacteriaceae bacterium MAR_2010_188:
- a CDS encoding ATP-binding cassette protein, ChvD family, protein MSDDKKVIFSMTGVTKTYQGANTPVLKNIYLSFFYGAKIGILGLNGSGKSTLLKIIAGADTNYRGDVVFAPGYSVGYLEQEPKLDEDKTVIEIVREGAAETVAILDEYNKINDMFGLEEVYSNPDKMEKLMNRQAELQDKIDASNAWELDTKLEIAMDALRTPEGDRPIKNLSGGERRRVALCRLLLQEPDVLLLDEPTNHLDAESVHWLEHHLAQYKGTVIAVTHDRYFLDNVAGWILELDRGEGIPWKGNYSSWLEQKSKRMAQEQKQASKRQKTLERELEWVRMAPKGRQAKQKARLNNYDKLISQDQKQLDEKLEIYIPNGPRLGTNVIEATNVAKGYGEKLLYDNLQFKLPQAGIVGIIGPNGAGKTTIFRMIMGEEQPDKGEFVVGETAKIAYVDQAHSNIDIEKTIWQNFSDEQELIMMGGRQVNSRAYLSRFNFSGSEQNKKVKMLSGGERNRLHLAMTLKEEGNVLLLDEPTNDLDINTLRALEEGLENFAGCAVVISHDRWFLDRVCTHILAFEGNSEVYFFEGSFSDYEENKKKRLGGDLMPKRIKYRKLVR, encoded by the coding sequence ATGAGTGATGATAAGAAGGTAATCTTTTCAATGACCGGAGTAACAAAAACCTATCAAGGTGCGAATACTCCAGTTTTAAAAAATATTTATTTGAGCTTTTTCTACGGAGCCAAGATTGGAATATTGGGTCTAAACGGTTCGGGAAAATCTACTTTGTTGAAAATTATTGCAGGAGCCGACACAAACTATCGCGGGGATGTTGTTTTTGCTCCAGGATATTCTGTAGGATATCTAGAACAAGAGCCAAAATTAGATGAAGATAAAACGGTGATTGAAATTGTCCGCGAAGGTGCTGCAGAAACAGTAGCAATTCTGGATGAATATAATAAGATCAACGATATGTTTGGATTGGAAGAAGTTTATTCTAATCCTGACAAAATGGAAAAGTTGATGAACCGTCAAGCAGAGCTTCAAGATAAAATTGATGCATCTAACGCTTGGGAGTTAGATACTAAGTTAGAAATAGCAATGGATGCCTTAAGAACTCCAGAAGGGGATAGGCCAATCAAAAATTTATCTGGTGGTGAAAGAAGAAGAGTTGCTCTTTGTAGATTATTATTACAAGAGCCAGATGTGTTATTATTAGATGAGCCCACCAACCATTTAGATGCAGAATCCGTACATTGGTTAGAACATCATTTAGCTCAATATAAAGGAACTGTTATCGCAGTAACTCACGATAGGTACTTTCTAGATAATGTCGCTGGTTGGATTTTAGAATTAGATAGAGGTGAAGGCATTCCGTGGAAAGGAAACTATTCCTCTTGGTTAGAGCAGAAATCCAAAAGAATGGCTCAAGAACAGAAACAAGCCAGCAAGCGCCAGAAAACTTTAGAACGAGAATTAGAATGGGTACGAATGGCGCCAAAAGGAAGACAGGCCAAACAAAAAGCACGTCTTAATAATTACGATAAATTAATTAGTCAAGACCAAAAACAACTTGACGAGAAGCTAGAGATTTACATACCTAATGGACCACGTCTTGGAACCAATGTAATAGAAGCCACCAATGTTGCTAAAGGATATGGTGAAAAACTGCTGTATGACAATTTACAATTTAAACTTCCTCAAGCTGGTATAGTTGGTATCATCGGACCAAACGGAGCCGGTAAAACCACCATCTTTAGGATGATAATGGGCGAGGAACAACCAGACAAGGGAGAATTTGTAGTTGGGGAAACAGCCAAGATTGCTTATGTAGATCAAGCGCATTCTAATATAGATATAGAAAAAACGATTTGGCAAAACTTTAGTGATGAACAAGAACTCATCATGATGGGCGGTCGTCAGGTTAATTCTAGAGCCTATTTAAGCAGATTTAATTTCTCTGGAAGCGAACAAAATAAGAAAGTAAAAATGTTATCTGGTGGAGAAAGAAACAGATTGCATTTGGCCATGACCTTGAAAGAGGAAGGTAACGTACTTCTTCTCGATGAGCCAACCAATGATTTGGATATTAACACGCTTCGAGCGTTAGAGGAAGGATTAGAAAATTTTGCTGGCTGCGCCGTTGTTATTTCTCACGACAGATGGTTTTTAGACAGAGTCTGTACCCATATATTAGCATTTGAAGGCAACTCGGAAGTTTACTTCTTTGAAGGTAGTTTTAGTGATTACGAAGAAAATAAGAAGAAAAGACTTGGTGGGGATTTAATGCCGAAACGAATCAAATATAGAAAGCTGGTACGGTAG
- a CDS encoding Transglutaminase-like superfamily protein, with translation MKKLLVVLFILPYTIFAQNFQDEDFIYLKRHEYIKVGLTGNEFNIAKNVSEQAEYLTSKKLFFANERMQFDSFSSIENIEAYTTIPSTGRKIDVDYIETKREFDNGIFYSDQESKNFTFPAVTKGAITNLSYTELIKDPHFLGMFRFGSFVPTKSAQLAIEFPKNVNIGYIDFNTSEIDLDFKKEELTDKNIYTWTAKNIEGFEGEENSESALYYLPHIIVYIKNYKEDGKTVNVLNDVADLYKWYNSLVDQIDETALENVHNLALDITKNATTKRDKAKAIFNWVQDNITYVAFEDGLGGFVPRGAASVCDKRYGDCKDMANLLYEMLNQVGIETYRTWIGTRDRQYSYLEVPTPMVDNHMIATAVIENDTIFLDATDSYVPFGMPSAFIQTKEALLGIDKDNYKVIKVPVATTDESVTKVFTEMNLDDDALTVKEKRVFTGYDKVEFVSGYKYRKADKSDEEYLNTTLAIGNNKTNYSNISIGSLNHKLNDLEIKYDLNINNYSRKIGDKVYLNLNIDKTLSNSNINIKTRKYSKKIDHKFKKEFETTFNIPEGYKVSDLPETLTFDNPDFNFNISYKQEGNKIIQNKLLVINTLSIEKQDFDNWNDFIKSLLKAYNKSIILEKI, from the coding sequence ATGAAGAAGTTATTAGTTGTTCTGTTTATCCTACCTTATACAATCTTTGCCCAAAATTTTCAAGATGAAGATTTTATCTATCTCAAACGTCATGAATACATAAAAGTTGGCCTTACTGGTAACGAGTTCAACATTGCAAAAAATGTGTCTGAACAGGCAGAATATCTCACTTCTAAAAAACTATTTTTTGCAAACGAAAGAATGCAATTTGATAGCTTTAGCTCCATAGAAAATATTGAAGCTTACACAACCATACCGAGCACTGGCAGAAAGATAGATGTAGACTATATTGAAACTAAGCGTGAGTTCGATAATGGTATTTTTTACAGTGACCAAGAATCGAAGAACTTTACCTTCCCGGCGGTTACAAAAGGTGCAATAACCAATTTAAGCTATACAGAACTTATTAAGGATCCTCATTTTCTGGGAATGTTTCGCTTTGGTTCATTTGTCCCTACAAAAAGTGCTCAGCTTGCGATTGAATTTCCTAAGAACGTCAACATTGGTTATATCGACTTTAATACGTCTGAAATCGACTTGGATTTTAAGAAAGAAGAACTTACCGACAAGAATATTTACACCTGGACTGCCAAAAATATTGAAGGTTTTGAAGGTGAAGAAAATAGCGAATCGGCTCTTTATTACCTTCCTCATATTATTGTTTACATAAAGAATTACAAAGAAGACGGCAAAACAGTTAATGTCTTAAATGACGTTGCTGATCTGTATAAATGGTATAACTCTTTAGTTGACCAAATTGATGAAACTGCTTTAGAAAATGTCCATAATCTAGCTTTGGACATTACGAAAAACGCTACCACAAAAAGAGATAAAGCCAAAGCGATTTTCAATTGGGTACAAGATAATATTACCTACGTCGCCTTTGAAGACGGTTTGGGAGGCTTTGTACCACGTGGAGCCGCGAGTGTGTGCGATAAACGATATGGAGATTGTAAGGACATGGCTAATCTTTTATATGAAATGTTGAACCAAGTTGGGATTGAAACCTACAGAACTTGGATAGGCACTAGAGATAGACAATATTCATATTTAGAAGTTCCTACCCCGATGGTAGATAATCATATGATCGCTACCGCGGTGATAGAGAATGATACAATTTTTCTAGATGCCACAGATAGTTATGTTCCGTTTGGGATGCCAAGTGCCTTTATTCAAACTAAAGAGGCCTTGTTAGGAATTGACAAAGACAATTACAAGGTTATAAAAGTGCCAGTTGCGACTACAGACGAGAGCGTCACCAAAGTTTTTACAGAAATGAATTTGGATGACGATGCCCTAACCGTAAAAGAAAAACGGGTTTTCACAGGATATGATAAAGTTGAATTTGTTTCGGGTTACAAGTATCGTAAAGCAGATAAATCTGATGAAGAATATTTAAACACTACCCTAGCAATAGGAAATAACAAGACCAATTATTCCAATATTTCTATTGGTAGTTTGAATCATAAATTGAATGATCTAGAAATTAAATACGATCTTAATATCAATAATTATTCAAGGAAAATTGGCGATAAAGTCTACCTAAACCTTAACATTGATAAGACTTTATCTAATAGTAACATAAATATTAAGACCAGAAAATATAGTAAGAAGATAGACCATAAGTTCAAGAAGGAGTTCGAAACAACTTTCAATATCCCGGAAGGTTATAAAGTAAGTGACCTTCCAGAAACCTTGACTTTTGACAATCCAGATTTCAACTTTAATATTTCGTACAAGCAAGAGGGAAATAAAATCATTCAGAATAAATTATTGGTCATCAATACCTTAAGTATCGAAAAACAAGACTTTGATAATTGGAACGATTTTATAAAAAGCCTATTAAAAGCTTACAACAAGAGTATAATTTTAGAAAAAATATAA
- a CDS encoding DNA-binding transcriptional regulator, MarR family, whose product MGDLAKDINSTFKNEKIKALLNILYTANWIMNYQIEFFKPFGISPQQFNILRILNGANKPLKVQTIKSRMIEKSPNATRLMDKLCAKNLIERIDCPTDRRVVNVKITKQGIKLLDSISIDFDNSLTKNLSEAEAQNLSDLLDKMRD is encoded by the coding sequence ATGGGCGACTTGGCCAAGGATATAAATTCAACTTTTAAAAATGAAAAGATTAAGGCATTACTAAATATTTTATATACCGCAAATTGGATTATGAACTACCAAATAGAATTTTTTAAGCCATTTGGTATTTCGCCTCAGCAGTTTAATATCCTCAGGATTTTAAATGGAGCCAATAAACCATTAAAAGTTCAGACCATAAAGTCAAGAATGATAGAAAAGTCGCCTAACGCAACCCGTCTGATGGACAAATTGTGCGCAAAAAATTTAATTGAAAGAATTGATTGTCCTACGGACCGTCGGGTCGTCAATGTAAAGATTACTAAACAAGGAATAAAGCTTTTGGATTCCATCAGTATTGATTTCGACAATAGTTTGACCAAAAATCTTTCGGAAGCTGAAGCACAGAATTTGAGTGATTTATTAGATAAAATGAGAGATTAA
- a CDS encoding O-succinylbenzoic acid--CoA ligase, giving the protein MTPSFDKIHLKFKLNGFHYDTEQLKDAAYSFVKEGDPYEKSIGDFLLDWMDSNETIKLYTSGSTGPKKAIQISKLSMVNSAIATGDHFKITPGDTALLCLPVDYIAGKMMLVRAMILGLEIEIIEPEALVVFDYEKKYDFCAMVPLQLRKSQDRIQNIKTLIVGGASITSDVKKAVQNLETCIFETYGMTETVSHIAVKQINGEAKSKYFTLLPGITISQDDRNCLVIDAPDLRDEKIITNDIVEIHSPTEFQIVGRFDNMINSGGVNLFPEQIESKLQKRIDQRFIISSLEDEELGDKLILVVEGKPGCIDESVFEKLSKFETPREIFYVDKFVETKSRKIQRAQTLAKI; this is encoded by the coding sequence ATGACACCGAGTTTTGATAAAATTCATTTAAAGTTTAAGTTGAACGGCTTTCATTATGATACCGAACAATTAAAAGATGCCGCATATAGCTTTGTAAAAGAAGGAGACCCATACGAAAAAAGTATCGGTGATTTTCTTTTGGATTGGATGGATAGCAACGAAACCATAAAACTTTATACTTCTGGATCTACTGGTCCTAAAAAAGCCATACAAATTAGCAAGCTATCCATGGTTAATTCTGCCATTGCTACTGGAGACCATTTTAAAATAACTCCTGGGGATACCGCGCTTCTGTGTTTGCCGGTCGATTATATAGCCGGAAAAATGATGCTAGTTAGAGCAATGATCCTAGGTTTAGAAATTGAAATTATTGAGCCGGAAGCACTTGTAGTTTTTGACTATGAAAAAAAATACGATTTCTGTGCGATGGTACCGTTACAATTAAGGAAATCCCAAGACAGAATACAGAATATAAAGACTTTGATCGTAGGTGGAGCTTCCATAACCTCAGATGTGAAGAAGGCGGTTCAAAATTTAGAAACCTGCATTTTTGAAACCTATGGAATGACCGAGACCGTAAGCCACATCGCGGTGAAACAGATAAATGGCGAAGCAAAATCTAAATATTTTACTCTCCTTCCGGGGATTACGATTTCCCAAGACGATAGGAATTGTTTGGTGATTGATGCGCCAGACCTACGAGATGAAAAAATCATAACCAATGATATTGTCGAGATACATTCGCCAACGGAATTTCAGATTGTTGGAAGGTTCGATAACATGATAAATTCTGGGGGAGTAAATCTTTTTCCAGAGCAAATCGAATCAAAACTTCAAAAGAGAATTGACCAACGCTTCATTATCTCTTCGCTTGAAGATGAAGAATTAGGCGATAAATTGATTCTTGTGGTAGAAGGTAAACCAGGTTGTATCGATGAATCTGTTTTCGAAAAGCTAAGCAAATTTGAAACTCCTCGTGAAATATTTTACGTCGACAAATTTGTAGAGACAAAATCCAGAAAAATTCAGCGAGCCCAAACCCTCGCTAAGATTTAA
- a CDS encoding Xaa-Pro aminopeptidase gives MKRILLILCIFNFQLHAQQILSEKEQARVVDEVLADRFNNLLPQLMDKADIDMWILISREYNEDPVLKTMLPATWLNARRRTIIMFYRDKKNDTIEKLAVARYNFGENIISAWDKDKEPNQWKRLVQLIEERNPQKIGLNYSTHFNISDGLDKTDYDEFLEVLPKKYQNKVVSAEELAVSWIETRTPREMVIYDQLVDITHDIISEAFSEDVITAGITTTAEVEWWMRQKVTDLGLNTWFHPTVDIQRNEEQLEGHLYSFSDRPGDMIILPGDLLHCDFGITYMRLNTDCQELAYVLKPNELEAPKFLVEALNKGNRLQDILTSNFKNGLSGNTILSSALEQAKSEGLKPSIYTHPLGSYGHSSGPTIGMWDAQGGVEGAGDYKLFPNTVYAIELNTTVFIEEWNRDIRVMLEEAGFFREDGFRYVNGRQTNLMTIPRVKKQLGN, from the coding sequence ATGAAAAGAATTTTATTAATACTCTGCATTTTCAATTTTCAACTTCACGCACAGCAAATACTGTCTGAAAAAGAACAAGCCAGGGTGGTGGACGAAGTTTTGGCAGACCGTTTTAATAATCTTTTGCCGCAGTTAATGGACAAGGCCGATATTGATATGTGGATATTGATTTCTAGGGAATATAACGAAGACCCAGTTCTCAAAACTATGTTGCCGGCTACTTGGTTAAATGCAAGAAGAAGAACTATTATTATGTTTTACCGTGACAAGAAAAATGATACCATCGAAAAGTTGGCGGTGGCAAGATATAATTTTGGTGAGAATATTATTTCGGCTTGGGATAAAGATAAGGAACCAAATCAATGGAAACGATTGGTGCAATTGATTGAAGAGAGAAATCCGCAAAAAATCGGGCTCAATTATTCAACTCATTTTAATATTTCCGATGGACTTGACAAAACTGATTATGATGAATTTCTAGAAGTTCTGCCAAAGAAATACCAAAATAAAGTTGTCTCTGCCGAGGAGCTGGCGGTTTCTTGGATAGAAACCCGCACGCCAAGAGAAATGGTAATTTACGATCAATTGGTCGATATTACTCACGATATAATATCTGAAGCTTTTTCTGAAGATGTTATTACCGCTGGGATTACTACAACTGCTGAAGTAGAGTGGTGGATGAGGCAAAAAGTGACTGATTTAGGTCTAAATACATGGTTTCATCCTACGGTAGACATTCAGCGGAACGAAGAACAATTAGAGGGACATCTTTATTCCTTTTCGGACCGCCCAGGCGATATGATAATTCTCCCGGGGGATTTGTTGCATTGTGATTTCGGAATAACCTATATGAGGTTGAATACCGATTGCCAAGAATTGGCCTATGTGTTAAAGCCAAACGAATTAGAAGCACCAAAATTTTTAGTTGAAGCTTTGAATAAAGGAAATAGGCTTCAAGATATTCTGACCTCAAATTTTAAAAATGGTCTATCAGGAAATACAATACTATCTAGTGCTTTAGAGCAAGCAAAATCTGAAGGATTAAAGCCTTCAATTTATACTCATCCGCTGGGAAGTTACGGTCATTCTTCTGGGCCGACCATCGGAATGTGGGATGCACAGGGTGGAGTAGAAGGAGCCGGGGATTATAAATTATTTCCTAATACAGTTTATGCAATCGAATTAAACACCACAGTGTTTATTGAGGAATGGAATCGGGATATTCGGGTAATGCTAGAAGAAGCCGGTTTTTTTCGAGAAGATGGATTTAGATACGTTAATGGCAGGCAGACCAATTTAATGACTATTCCTAGAGTTAAAAAGCAACTAGGAAATTAA
- a CDS encoding Sugar phosphate permease: protein MLKAKTEQPLYLILILILAGEAVFILPFVLARIFRPTFLNVFNIDNFELGICFSVYGVVAMISYLFGGALADKFHPKNLMSLALILTGLGGFYMATFPVGNSLKILFGYWGFTTIFLFWSAMIKATRIWGGETMQGKAFGFLDGGRGIVAATFGVIGVFIFSLFTNSDLAESDLEERTQAFRYVIIITSTLVILIGIIVFLFLKELKSSNFKEYDKSLITLAGFKTVIKIRSVWLLMVIIMSAYVGYKLTDDISLYANKVMGFNEIESANIGTLMLFLRPVVGISIGFLADRSKASLWIIIGFIISILSSAVFTSGFIINGEIILFFLSVILMGIGVYAARVLYFAVLKEGNIPLALTGTAVGVISLVGYTPDIFVGPIMGYFLDENPGIVGHQMVFAFLGVFSIIGLIASIVFYRVAKFENYKALIS from the coding sequence ATGCTAAAAGCAAAAACTGAGCAACCTCTCTATCTCATTCTTATATTAATCTTAGCGGGCGAAGCGGTTTTTATCTTACCGTTTGTACTGGCAAGGATTTTTAGACCAACTTTCCTAAATGTTTTTAATATAGATAACTTTGAACTGGGAATTTGTTTCTCGGTATACGGAGTAGTTGCCATGATTTCTTATTTATTTGGTGGAGCCCTAGCAGATAAATTTCATCCTAAAAATTTAATGTCCCTAGCACTTATACTCACTGGTCTGGGAGGATTTTATATGGCAACTTTTCCTGTTGGTAATTCTCTTAAAATATTGTTTGGATACTGGGGGTTCACTACTATATTCCTGTTTTGGTCAGCTATGATAAAGGCCACTAGAATTTGGGGAGGCGAAACGATGCAAGGAAAAGCATTTGGTTTTTTGGATGGTGGTAGAGGCATTGTTGCTGCTACTTTTGGGGTTATTGGCGTTTTTATTTTTTCGCTTTTTACAAATAGCGATTTAGCCGAATCTGATCTTGAAGAACGCACCCAAGCATTTAGATACGTCATTATAATCACTTCTACCCTGGTGATCCTAATCGGCATAATTGTTTTTCTTTTTCTTAAAGAACTCAAATCCTCAAATTTTAAAGAATATGATAAAAGCCTAATTACCCTTGCAGGTTTCAAAACGGTCATAAAGATTCGAAGCGTTTGGCTTTTAATGGTCATAATCATGAGTGCCTATGTGGGTTATAAGCTTACGGATGATATATCTTTATATGCCAATAAAGTAATGGGATTTAATGAAATAGAATCCGCGAACATCGGAACACTCATGCTTTTTTTAAGGCCTGTCGTCGGGATAAGTATTGGTTTTTTAGCTGATCGCAGTAAAGCATCTCTGTGGATTATTATCGGATTTATTATTTCAATTTTAAGCAGTGCGGTGTTTACTTCTGGATTTATAATTAATGGTGAAATAATACTTTTTTTTCTTAGCGTTATTTTAATGGGAATCGGCGTTTATGCTGCACGGGTGCTATATTTTGCTGTTTTGAAAGAAGGAAATATTCCACTCGCCCTAACAGGGACTGCAGTGGGAGTTATTTCGTTGGTCGGTTACACCCCCGACATATTTGTTGGCCCTATAATGGGATATTTTTTAGATGAAAACCCAGGGATTGTTGGGCACCAAATGGTGTTTGCCTTCTTAGGTGTTTTTTCTATTATCGGTCTTATCGCTTCAATAGTCTTCTATAGGGTTGCAAAATTTGAAAATTATAAAGCCTTAATTTCCTAG
- a CDS encoding NAD(P)H-dependent FMN reductase, translated as MKNIIAFAGSNSSVSINKKLVTYASGLLEEVKVDILDLNNFDLPLYGIDLEKEKGIHAEAKRFKSLIDESDGIMLSLAEHNGAYSTVFKNLFDWLSRIEKEVFSNKPMLLMAASPGPRGGASVLQIAMDRFPRMGAKIVDSFSLPSFPENFRDGEIVNKELNNELKEKVQTFKNTI; from the coding sequence ATGAAGAATATAATAGCATTCGCCGGAAGCAATAGTTCGGTATCCATAAATAAAAAGTTGGTAACCTACGCAAGCGGGTTGTTAGAAGAGGTTAAAGTAGACATATTGGACTTAAATAATTTCGATTTACCTTTATATGGTATCGATTTAGAAAAAGAGAAAGGCATTCATGCTGAAGCAAAACGATTCAAATCACTAATTGACGAAAGTGATGGTATAATGCTTTCCCTCGCAGAACATAACGGAGCTTATTCTACGGTTTTTAAAAATCTATTTGATTGGTTATCGAGGATTGAAAAAGAAGTTTTCTCAAATAAACCAATGCTGCTGATGGCTGCCTCACCAGGTCCTAGAGGAGGTGCGTCAGTCCTGCAAATTGCAATGGATAGATTCCCGAGAATGGGAGCCAAGATAGTAGACAGTTTTTCACTTCCGTCTTTTCCCGAGAACTTTAGAGATGGAGAAATCGTCAACAAAGAGCTTAATAACGAATTAAAAGAAAAAGTACAAACCTTTAAAAACACCATATAA
- a CDS encoding Acetyl-CoA carboxylase, carboxyltransferase component yields MDINFNKNEDHNKLLLSDLRQKLSKVKLGGGQKSIDKHHAKGKMTARERVNYLLDSSKKSIEIGAFAGDGMYEEQGGCPSAGVIVKIGYVSGKQCIVVANDATVKAGAWFPITAKKNLRAQEISMENKLPIIYLVDSAGVFLPLQDEIFPDKEHFGRIFRNNAIMSSMGITQIAAVMGSCVAGGAYLPIMSDEALIVDKTGSIFLAGSYLVKAAIGESIDNETLGGATTHCEISGVTDYKAKDDKDALDRIKSIVGKIGDYDKAGFNRIKSEKPAGNPDDMFGILPRTRSEQYDMKEIIKRLVDNSEFDEYKEGYGKTIITAYARIEGWAVGIVANQRKLVKTKQGEMQFGGVIYNDSADKATRFIANCNQKKIPLVFIQDVTGFMVGSKSEHSGIIKDGAKMVNAVSNSVVPKFTIIIGNSYGAGNYAMCGKAYDPRLIVAWPSAELAVMSGNSAAKVLLQIETASLKKKGETITPEKEEEMFNKIKQRYDEQVSPYYAASRLWTDAIIDPLDTRTWISMGIEAADHSPIKKKFNMGILQV; encoded by the coding sequence ATGGATATCAACTTCAATAAAAACGAAGATCATAATAAATTACTCCTCTCTGATTTAAGACAAAAATTGTCTAAAGTTAAATTAGGCGGAGGTCAAAAAAGTATCGACAAACATCACGCAAAAGGAAAAATGACCGCAAGGGAGCGGGTGAACTATCTTTTGGATTCATCTAAGAAATCCATAGAAATCGGTGCATTTGCTGGAGATGGAATGTACGAAGAACAGGGCGGCTGTCCTTCTGCTGGAGTTATCGTGAAAATCGGCTACGTTTCTGGAAAGCAATGTATCGTGGTGGCCAATGATGCCACGGTTAAAGCAGGTGCATGGTTTCCTATTACTGCCAAGAAAAATTTACGGGCCCAAGAGATTTCGATGGAAAACAAACTGCCTATAATTTATCTGGTAGATAGTGCAGGAGTTTTTCTGCCTCTTCAGGATGAAATCTTTCCGGACAAGGAACATTTTGGTAGAATTTTTAGGAATAACGCCATAATGAGCAGTATGGGTATTACCCAGATAGCCGCCGTAATGGGAAGTTGTGTTGCGGGAGGTGCCTATTTACCTATTATGAGCGATGAAGCTTTAATAGTCGATAAAACCGGAAGCATTTTTTTGGCAGGAAGCTATTTGGTAAAAGCAGCAATTGGTGAGTCTATCGATAATGAAACTCTAGGTGGAGCGACGACACATTGCGAAATTTCTGGGGTAACTGATTATAAGGCGAAAGACGATAAAGATGCACTGGATAGGATTAAGTCTATTGTAGGGAAGATTGGGGATTACGACAAAGCTGGTTTTAATAGAATTAAATCTGAAAAACCTGCAGGTAATCCTGATGATATGTTTGGGATTTTACCCCGGACAAGAAGCGAGCAATATGATATGAAGGAAATTATAAAACGCTTGGTCGATAATTCAGAATTTGATGAATACAAAGAAGGATACGGTAAAACCATTATCACCGCCTATGCACGGATTGAAGGTTGGGCCGTTGGCATTGTGGCGAACCAAAGAAAATTAGTTAAAACTAAACAGGGTGAAATGCAATTTGGCGGAGTTATATATAATGACTCAGCTGATAAGGCCACCCGTTTTATAGCGAATTGCAATCAAAAGAAAATTCCGTTGGTGTTTATACAAGATGTTACCGGTTTTATGGTGGGAAGCAAGAGCGAGCACTCCGGAATTATAAAGGATGGCGCAAAGATGGTGAACGCGGTTTCTAACAGCGTAGTGCCGAAATTCACGATTATTATCGGGAATAGTTATGGTGCTGGCAATTATGCGATGTGCGGAAAAGCTTATGACCCGAGATTGATTGTTGCATGGCCAAGCGCAGAACTTGCAGTTATGAGCGGCAATAGCGCAGCAAAGGTATTGCTTCAAATTGAAACTGCTTCATTAAAGAAAAAAGGAGAAACAATTACTCCAGAAAAAGAAGAAGAAATGTTCAACAAAATTAAGCAGAGATATGATGAACAAGTTTCGCCATATTATGCGGCTTCGAGATTGTGGACAGATGCAATAATAGATCCTTTGGATACCAGAACTTGGATTAGTATGGGAATTGAGGCAGCAGACCATTCACCGATTAAAAAGAAATTCAATATGGGAATTTTGCAAGTTTAA